The following coding sequences are from one Triticum dicoccoides isolate Atlit2015 ecotype Zavitan chromosome 4A, WEW_v2.0, whole genome shotgun sequence window:
- the LOC119286813 gene encoding sulfite exporter TauE/SafE family protein 4-like → MASTPAGLYGRLNRTSTRAFLAYVAAGAACAAVLACFVVSSADPAAAPNGAPRLSSRSARVWPDLEFNWRLVVATVVGFLGSAFGTVGGVGGGGIFVPLLNLVLGFDTKSAAALSKCMIMGASASSVWYNLQVSHPTKEAPVLDYKLALLFQPMLMLGITIGVELSVVFPYWLITVLIIILFVGTSLRSFYKGILMWREETRILMETREREAQSKSSSATSDVVLDASYAEPLLPQSKPIEKSGLETLMFNLRWKHILVLLAVWSSFLVLQILKNNSKTCSTFYWVINILQVPAAVSVFVWKAVQLCRESRARRMNGNLECVCEANIEWSPTQLIFCAFCGLLGGTVGGLLGSGGGFILGPLLLELGCIPQVASATATFVMMFSSSLSVVEFYFLGRFPIPYALYLIFISILAGFWGQCLVRKIVHVLKRASLIVFILSSVIFASALTMGVVGTEKSISMINKHEYMGFLSFC, encoded by the exons ATGGCGTCCACGCCCGCGGGCCTCTACGGCCGCCTGAACAGGACGAGCACGCGCGCGTTCCTCGCCTACGTCGCCGCCGGGGCCGCCTGCGCCGCCGTGCTCGCCTGCTTCGTCGTCTcctccgccgaccccgccgccgcgcccAATGGCGCGCCCCGCCTCTCATCGCGCTCCGCGCGCGTCTGGCCC GATCTCGAGTTCAACTGGCGGCTGGTGGTGGCCACCGTCGTcggcttcctcggctccgcgttcgGCACCGtcggcggcgtgggcggcggcggcatCTTCGTGCCCCTGCTCAACCTCGTCCTCGGCTTCGACACAAAGTCCGCCGCCGCGCTCTCCAAAT GCATGATCATGGGGGCGTCCGCGTCGTCGGTCTGGTACAACCTGCAGGTGTCGCACCCGACCAAGGAGGCGCCGGTGCTCGACTACAAGCTCGCGCTGCTCTTCCAGCCCATGCTCATGCTCGGGATCACcatcggcgtcgagctcagcgtcgTCTTCCCCTACTGGCTCATcaccgtcctcatcatcatcctcttcgtAG GTACTTCCTTGCGATCGTTCTACAAAGGCATCCTCATGTGGAGGGAGGAGACAAGGATCCTG ATGGAGACCAGGGAGCGAGAAGCCCAGTCCAAGTCTTCTAGTGCCACCAGCGATG TGGTTCTTGACGCGAGTTATGCGGAGCCTCTCCTGCCTCAATCTAAGCCCATTGAGAAGTCTGGCTTG GAGACTTTGATGTTCAATTTGAGGTGGAAGCATATCCTAGTGCTACTGGCTGTTTGGTCATCTTTCTTGGTGCTGCAAATCCTTAAG AACAACTCCAAAACATGCAGCACTTTCTACTGGGTGATCAATATCCTGCAG GTCCCAGCTGCAGTAAGTGTTTTCGTGTGGAAAGCGGTTCAGCTGTGCAGGGAGAGCCGTGCTAGACGCATGAATGGTAACCTGGAGTGTGTCTGTGAGGCCAATATTGAGTGGTCACCGACGCAGCTCATCTTCTGCGCCTTCTGCGGCCTCCTGGGCGGTACAGTCGGTGGTCTTCTTGGGTCTGGAGGGGGTTTCATCCTCGGCCCACTACTTCTTGAGCTAGGGTGCATCCCTCAG GTTGCAAGTGCAACAGCAACATTTGTGATGATGTTCTCCTCGTCCCTGTCTGTGGTCGAGTTCTACTTTCTGGGCAGGTTCCCAATTCCTTATG CTCTGTACTTGATCTTCATTTCCATACTGGCTGGATTCTGGGGCCAGTGCTTGGTCCGGAAGATCGTGCATGTGCTCAAGAGAGCGTCGCTGATCGTCTTCATCCTCTCCTCCGTCATCTTCGCCAGTGCTCTTACCATGG GTGTTGTCGGGACCGAGAAGAGCATCTCGATGATCAACAAGCACGAATACATGGGGTTCCTCAGCTTCTGCTGA
- the LOC119286814 gene encoding uncharacterized protein DDB_G0283697-like yields the protein MLRQSSSRNHRSKGLKLKKALQISLLVLVSVWLLYQVKHSYEKKTAYTENDATNNEASDEHKDDQSQAGVIKLGRKDLPAKEADSSTLDERVEDEENEEMDPEMKRDEHDDDPIDEPDLDKDEDLPEPGEHSANKDEGSDGRAVFEDEERKERSQEDQEKSFHGDDVSSAVTHDPPASQQDELTHHAQEKILFVDDASTAVPHENQEPEHKEEEDRKAMEKSSGGENVSSSVDHDAQVTNPLPDEQLKNMDRIFEGTTNLSNGITFRGPRVNGTNAVGEHEASSKTNASSDPNMSTPSMVSVSKTDPTPVNMTSSHAVSGTSNSTSLKGQHEQPVNSTAASNNQKQLLADLTSAELNSPPNGTVASGSTDDQKATSRDGDNAGNNTDTSSTPVSNKEDGGSDAQKEDQDVSTKIMNKAIGEGEVLLE from the coding sequence ATGCTGAGGCAGAGCTCTAGTAGGAACCACAGATCGAAAGGTCTGAAGCTAAAGAAAGCTCTTCAGATAAGTCTTTTGGTTCTTGTGTCTGTTTGGTTGCTCTACCAAGTAAAGCATTCGTACGAGAAGAAGACGGCATATACTGAAAATGATGCCACCAATAACGAAGCCAGTGATGAGCATAAAGATGATCAGAGCCAGGCGGGCGTCATCAAACTGGGCAGGAAAGACCTGCCAGCAAAGGAGGCCGACTCGTCAACACTGGATGAACGGGTCGAGGACGAAGAGAATGAGGAGATGGACCCAGAAATGAAGCGCGATGAGCATGATGACGACCCCATCGATGAGCCAGACCTGGACAAGGATGAGGATCTTCCTGAGCCTGGGGAGCACTCGGCTAACAAGGATGAAGGGTCAGACGGCAGGGCTGTGTTTGAGGACGAAGAGCGGAAAGAGCGCTCTCAGGAGGATCAGGAGAAGAGTTTCCATGGTGACGATGTATCCAGCGCTGTAACACATGACCCTCCGGCATCGCAGCAAGATGAGCTGACCCATCATGCCCAAGAGAAGATCTTGTTCGTGGATGATGCTTCAACTGCGGTTCCTCATGAAAACCAGGAACCTGAGCACAAGGAGGAGGAAGATCgcaaggccatggagaagagttctGGAGGCGAGAATGTGTCGAGTTCTGTGGACCATGATGCCCAAGTCACGAATCCTCTCCCCGACGAACAGCTGAAGAACATGGATAGGATCTTTGAAGGCACCACCAATTTATCAAATGGAATTACATTCCGGGGCCCTCGAGTGAATGGAACCAATGCTGTTGGGGAGCATGAAGCTTCTTCAAAAACTAATGCATCATCCGACCCAAACATGAGCACTCCCAGCATGGTCTCAGTAAGCAAGACTGATCCAACTCCAGTGAATATGACAAGCAGCCATGCTGTATCAGGGACAAGTAATTCAACCTCTTTGAAAGGTCAACATGAGCAGCCAGTGAATTCAACAGCAGCGTCGAACAACCAAAAACAACTCTTAGCTGACCTGACTTCTGCTGAGCTGAATTCTCCACCGAATGGGACTGTGGCTTCAGGTTCAACTGATGACCAAAAGGCCACATCCAGAGACGGGGACAATGCCGGTAACAACACCGACACCTCTTCCACTCCGGTGAGCAATAAAGAAGACGGTGGCAGCGACGCTCAGAAGGAAGACCAAGACGTGTCGACGAAAATCATGAACAAAGCGATCGGCGAAGGCGAAGTTCTCCTGGAGTGA